In Glycine max cultivar Williams 82 chromosome 15, Glycine_max_v4.0, whole genome shotgun sequence, the DNA window attattctaaaattacataaaatgtttaaaaaaaatatttaaaaatatataacattaaataaaaccatataagaaatatataaaagatattaaaaaaattaaataaaattatttacaatttttaaaaaaattgaaaaaaaaatacaaaagaatatacaagtaaataaaaaattaaaaaatttaagcgTTAAAAAAACCTATTACAACCTTAAAGtcctacaaattaaaaaaaaaaaaaaaaacaaaacttacatCTTTAAAATcgaaagttaaaaaaacatatataactttaaatcgtaaataaaaaaattaaactaaagtcataaaattatttataacttcaattaaaaaatattacaagtgGTGACATGTGTTGCGACTTAATTACttctttttggaaaaataatttaaaaaggacCACAtatgaaaaaatggaaaataattaTCCCCAACCAATAAGAAAAGTCTAAGTTTTCATAAAAATGTGTAACAATATATTAGTAAGAATTctctattataaaaattaacaaattattgtaaaactattataattatcgtatgtatattattaatttataattaaatgataatataaaattattgtaaatactTGACttatctctaaaaaaaaacttatctaaCAACCTCTAAATTTGAAGTTTATTAGTAAAATTACAAGAGCGACCACCCATTGAACTCAATGAAACCAAACCATGTAAAAACGATATACTGGATTATAAGTACAAGAGCTGTATCGCCACACATATCAGATGTAGGACACTTATGTGTGTAACAAATAAAACTGATCGTTAATTTGCACCGCATTCAAGGATtctatgttgtttttttttttatcaaaaacctTTGAACTGTAATAGTAATACATAGATACCCATTGAACCAAATAGATAGTGCCTGCAACAGTATCAGGTATCAACTCAGCAGCCTCATATACAACAATACTAGGTTTTTCTGTAATTGAaccaagtaattaattaatcccCCCAAGTAAATGTTGGTATCACAAATTACTCCTTCATCATCCATATTCCACCATTTCCGTTCATGTTTTTCCCTCTAAGCTCCGGTCATATATGAATCGCACCATTGTTGCATAAAATGAAGAATAGagatatatctattttttttttcagttcaaATCAGGTGTTCATTCACATGAAGCTCTGGTTACTTGTTTCACCTGCACCACTACTACACAAAAAAGTAACATTCAGCATCTAAAATAGTTCCAATTATAATGCATAATTTGGAAATAGATGCGACTAAGGGTATGCTTGGTTTAAAATTAGAACTGTATGTTTGCATATTCCAATGCAAGAATATGTTCTAACACATaaaaggagaaggaaagaaattaTTACTTTGGAAGTAAAAGTAATTATAAACAGAAACTAGAAACCCACCTCTTGCGTTTGCTTTTGGAGCCACTAGAAGACGACGGATTAGTATGccaattcctttttctttgatttatgAACCAGTTATTTATCTGCTTTAATTGCAGCCCTGTTTCCTGCACCAACCTTGCCTTGTCCTCTTCCTGAAAGAACATTCACGAGTGCAACTAAAAGTATCAGCAATCATCGAAGAGACAAATGCGAAGCAAATCAACATATATGTAGGTCAATCCTTATTGCTTAGTTAGGTACATTGGGACAATAATCTTATCCTGTTCCACTCAATTTATATGACTTGAATAATAGTTGTCTTTTTTATCATCATTGGCCctaaaacttttaataataaatttgaaaatattgatgACCCACATATGACTTCACGACACAAATAAAGTAATATAAGCTTATATGTAAAATATGTATTGACTCCTTGTATTTTTGGcaaaaatttgtattatttttcgtAATTTAACTTTGATCAATTTAATTCTAAACAttagaaaaatagtaattttcatcCTTCATCACCAATGATTTTTTACTATAAGGAAcgaaattactattttttaaagtcaagagatcaaattaatcaaatttaaaatttgaacactaaaatcaaatttcatcATAAATATAGATACTTGAAAACGGATTTTACCCTAAGTTTGTTTATATATTctcatattttgtaaaaataggTATCGTGATCGataaagttgtattttttttaatattttaataaatctaaGTTAATAAACTTACGACACATTCTTTCTGAAAACATAAGTACAAAAGCAATCATAGGTGTTGAGGTCTAAACTTACTGTTGGATATGGCCATTTAGAATGTGACTGCCACCAAGCTTTTAAAAGGGAAGTGGTGTCGCCTGGTAGCTTTCCCGCTCTTCTCTTTCGTAAAATTTCTTCTCTTATGTCCACAATCTTGTCCTTGTAACCCTGGTCAAGAACATGACGTTATGTAAAGAACTCTAACTCACTCATTGGTtctcaacaaaaattaaaaattactaagtGGTAATCATAGTTTCTATTAATCTTTGCATGACATAATTGAaggatttaattatatgtactgacagaataaaatttattttatatagtgatcggttgataatataaaaaactttgcacttttttaattaaataataataataacaactaacatataaaaattagtcAAACCGCGTAATTTGACACCATACAATAATTTCTCGCAAAAATATGTCACGCATACTAGGTTTGTTTATTCTTAATAACTGTACCTGTTTTAACTCATGCTTCAGCTCCTGCCTCACACGCTCCATCAAAGATCTTTCAGTTTCTGTGGGAACAAGAGGACCAAAGCTGAGACTATCAGCTCCATCCATGCTTCCTTCGAACAAGTTGGCATTACTCTCTGCCTGATCTTCTTCATCGTCGGACATTGTTGCACCCGTTCCTTCACCGGGAGATACACCTGTTCATGCACCATATATATAGCTTCATTTTACGTCTTCCATCTATTTTGTGTTCATGCACAGAATGCCATTGCCAAATAATGATAGAAAGATAATACATTCCATGGTTTCATTCAATACTTTTCTTTCACACAAGCACCAtcgatgaaaatgaaaacaaattcagcagaaatcttaaattttaattggatgCCGCTCCATTCATGTTATTATCTCTTTAGTTTTTACGcataaatatatactaataaaactGTCGTAACTGTTACGGAAAATGGAAAActaaagctcaaagatcaatgaTATGGCTCTTGCATTGCTATCCATGTTCCTCTCCACCAACACGCTTGAAAATGGTTACTTAAAACCTTAAAAGgataagaaataatatttgcatattttattattattattattattaaaagatatatattttaacatttttttctgatcaaacaaataaaaagtagTAATGTAGTCCAGCAATATTTTTTGGACTGGACTATCTAGACAATTACGtgcataatttttatatgataaaattaaggtAAAAATAATGTagtccaataatttttttttagtgtaggtgtagaaattatatatatatatatatatccagtTTGTCGCGTGTGAGCTATTACACAGtataatatcattatttttcttctctttttctgtttctcactttgaattttttaagaaaacctgTACAAAACACAGGCTGTGGTTAGTCTAAAATCCTGGTTTTTAAGATTGGACTGGACTAACTGGTCAGAACAGTCCAAATGGGAATCAAACATAAGACTGGCTTATTTAGTCCTGAAATCGGAGCCTACGAAAAGCAGGTATAAAATCGAGTAAATGGGTTCAAAATCGAATATAACTAGGCATGAGCAAACGAGCCATAAATTCAGAGCAGCTTGTTGGAAAGagacttttttcttctttttttatttattaaaaaaacaaaaaaaaaaacattgttttggACTCACAATTTGGGTCCTTTTGAAGAACTTCACATCACTCATTTCCAACCATTTGGTGACTCggtaacaaaatatatattttttaaataatattatctctaatatttttttataaaaaacaagtGATAATAGTATTAAACATTAGTTGGAAGTAGAAATAGgttcaaacatatttttcacttaatattgcatataatattaaaaaattaaaataatattacttaaCTAATACCTATTTAACCATGATTAAAACCATTACTTTAATTAGTTCGATATAATTATAGatgcatttaaaattttcttataagcTTGagcaacatttattattttagcatTTATAGTTATCTTTAGTTTATAAATATgatgagagttttttttttcatttcttttcaactggacttctttctctctttttcaaatttaatttattcactcaacttttaGTGAAATATACCCATCGCCATCTCTCGTCCCCTTGGAATGAAATTAAgttcttaaatattaaataatatgttCAACAATTGAAGGGACGCATTTCGGAAGAGGAAAGGTTACCACTCTGGGGGTTGTGTAGCCtccaattttacttttattcctCTCCTCAACTTTTTTACTAACAAAATATTATGAggacaataatttataatttataaaatacaataaCATGGAGGATTCAAACAAAGATTAGTTTCTGTGATAGTTGAAACTTACCAGTCAAGCTTTGTAGAGATTGTTCCAGCTCCCAACAAGCCATAACAGCTTCCATAGCATGAACACGTACATGTTGTTGCAATTGTTCTTTGAAAGCACAGAGCAGTATAACATAATGCgtctacaacaacaacaaaaaaaaagagcaaaacaTGTAAATTAAGGAGCAATGTGAAATAAGCCCATTGTCCTGTAAACTAAACTCAATCATGGAACCAGTCAAAAATAGACAAAATGTCAGTAGCACATtcttttaaacacatttttattattaactgaaatttattaaaaaatataaaattttgatgaaCTTTACCTCTTATTTAATGTGtgattcttaattttataattttcaatgaattttaattgataatagaaTGTGTGCTAGAAAGAGTGTTTTGCTAGTACTCCTCTAAAGAATATCCAAACCAAAACATTAAGAAGGGAAATGCAATAGGTTATATGTAATTGAACATATACACCGTACACAAGGTGCTAAACTTCAACAAAtaaatcttctttttttgttgttgtttttatcGTTGCATTGACTTAGTAACAAGCTAGCTAGTAATAAGGTAGATCGTGATGTCTGGTTAATGCAAGCTAGCTCATTCATTAATCaaatattgaatttgttttaatCTTCATCATCTTTGCCTCTCTTATACTATGTGAAGTGATTAACAAGTTTGAATATTGGACGCTGAAAATGAATAAACTTGGATTGGTTTATGCgttaatcaataaataaatagatacaCCAACTGCTATCCAATGGAGGACAACTATAATAACGAGTTAGGTCCCATGAATTCATTATTATAGTTGGCCAAACAAGTAACGTATACGAGGGGGAAAGAAAGAAACTTGGCGAGAATGGTTATCAACATAGTATTCTACAAGAATTCAAGAACTCTTAACCACCGCTTTAAGTTTTCATCCTAAAAAGAATGAACAAGTGAAACATATGTGGAAGAAGATTAAGATTAAGATATTCTAGATGATAAAACATAAAAGCACTCTTTGAAATAAAGGGAACACATTCAAGCACCCTTGAATGGCGTTATTACGACATTACACCAGAACAAATCAGATTCATTTACTCACTAGTCGTACACCACCCTCCAACATGTAAAAGAAATGTTACTTTTTCtcccctctctttctctcctctCTGTGTCTCTTGTTTTTTTGTCCAATTCGTGGATTTTGCACTAGAACCAACAATCCTGTAACTGTTCTACCATAATCGACAAACAGttccctttcttttattttttttcaaaatgctaaCAACAAATTCCGGAAAATCAGGAAAGGAAGGTCCTCTGGGATTTGCcgaataaagagaaaaattataaaattataaaaaaaaattgagacacaaaagaattgaCCTTTGCCATTTAAGAAAGAgcatttaatcatatttatacttaatacaaaattatacaataataaagAGATAAGatgaaatcataaaaataaaataaatatagcaTGATTAATGTGACACAAGTTGTAGATTAAAATAGTACtatcatattaatttattatactaataatataattctTTATCAAAGGCACAAAGAGCTAGATGAAAGACGTTTGTCAAAGCATAACAAATTCACACAAACGAAAAGCATCTTAATTAACAGTTCAAAaatcagaagaaaaaagaagaaagaaacgaCAACCGAAAGGAAAAAAGCAGGCCCTTAAATCAAATCTTGTATGTAACTCCTTTGCAAAGTGGATTAGAGTACTAGAACAGAAAACATTAATCATCATCATGGAGAgggttgatatatatatatatatatatatatatatatatatatatatatatatatatatatatatatatatatattatgatatagAATAATAGGATGAGTGATAAAGTTATAACTGAACAAAACAATGATTACaatcatgattttaaattgtggtcgttaaaaaaattatgaaatgccgttgatgtgacaataattgAAGTTGTCATGGGGAAACGGTAATTCAAAATACTTTTTCGTTGTCAccgtaatttaaaattaagattgtCAGAGAGGAAGCAAGAGCAAACCATGAATTGATCAAGCTCTTTGTCGTCGACGACGCCGTTTCCGTTTCCGATGCCGGAGTACTTGTCGACGACGCGCTGCGACTGCTGAAGCTGCGCGTCGATCCTTGGAAGCTGGTCAACGGGGGTGGCGATTCTCAGGCATGAGACATGCGCCGATAGGAGCTGGTCGTAGAGAGGGTGACCTAAAATGTCCGCTTTGTATTCTGCCAAATCATCCGGTTCAGAGTTGCTCTCGGTCCGGTTCCGATCCATGCCGCTGCCGCCGCCGCCGCGAACGTCGTCGTTTTGCTGCGTCGTTGCGGCGGATTCCGGCTGCAGGTGGAGGAAATTCTGCTGGCGGAGCGTCGCCGCGGTGCTGTTGTTCAGCCACGTCGGCGCCCCGCCGGAGAGCGGGAGCAGCCGCTGCATGTCCCTGCTCTGACCTAACTGCTGCTCCTCGGTAAACGGCTGGAACGTGATTTCGTGCGGTAGATGGTCGTGGAAAGCCATTTATAAGCGCTTTCTGTTTGTTATCTTATGTTCTTTGTTCTCAGAAGAACATTTAATTGGATTTCATAGACTATCTACACGCTCGGTGTTAGATTTCACGTGACAGTAAAGGGATTTGGAAGAAGGGAAGGGATTTGGAAAAACACTTTCTTCTATAAGGGAAGACTTTTTGAAGTGTTGACACGAAGATCGAGGGAGGGAGGGAGGGTGAAGAGGATCGGAGGGTGGGATTGGTGATAACGTGGAGGGATTTGTGGTGCCACCTTATTGGAGATTTTCGTGTAATAAGACAAGGCTTGATCAATGATGTTGGAGGCAGCTAATaatgacattattattattatttgtttaattattatgccTAATAGAATAATGCTactatttgcatttttttaactaatgtttCGTGTTAGGATATGGTTCCGAGAGAGGACACAGTCTGCCGACGTGTTGTTcttgaatttattttctcttggaGATAGGCAaagatatctttaaaaataaggaCAAAAAATCGGTTTTACTGTTTGACGGGAAATTAGAATTGAAAAGATGCGGACTTTTGAGAACAGATGAATCAGTCCTAACTATCCTAAcgcaaaatatataataaaataaggaaCGGGTCACACAAGGTACTAGGTCGTGTTTAGGGCACAAAATAGGGTGGCAATAGGTAATGTTAGGTGCGTCGTAGGGATTGGCGCGAGATTAGCAGTAAGCAAAATCCAAGAATTGTAGGTATAGCAAAGCACAGCACAGGATCCTTTATGCCATAGATTATTGGGAAGTGACAAGTCACTTTTTCAGTTACCTTGCTCAtctagatttttctttttctttttcattttatctaCATTTCTCTTTTAAGtttctatttgtttgttttttttatgaagaatttaagcTTCTATTTGGCACAATTGAAAGAGACTTAAAAGAATTGAAGAGAATGAAAGTGAGTTTATTTGATTTAACATGAATTAgcatataattatttgtttaaaaacatagaTTATTGAATTTTTAGATCACTTGAGTATGTAACTGATTAAATATAGATATAGTTTtgtcatttataataattatatttgataacaTGATTATCTCTAAACAAAGATATTTGTAgtcgaaaataaaaaaaaaagtagactcATTGTTGCAGACTTTGACTTTGAgttgagaagaaaaataaaaaaaaaatatgtattttttattgattaccCTTCGTATTCATTTTGgtgaaaagaaatgaaagtatgagaaaagtaaaagaatgaaaaaaggtGAAAAAGAGTAGAAAGTGAAAGAGtataaaatagatgaaaaatttgaattaaagtaataggtaaatattaataaaaaatagagatgAAACAAATATCCAATTTACCTCCATCATCCATGCATGCATCTTTCCTTTTATACGCAACAATTACTTTTTAGAATTACATTGTAAGTTGATgatgaaaattatataactaGTTACACAACTTTATCTTACCATCtaatcaattatgttataagcATAATTATTGTGTTATAAATATGAGATCAACTCTATATAATTCGAACGATTCAATGGATATACAACTGATTATGCTTAcattataatcaattatttaatCAAGCATTCGCCGgacaattttaaaatgatgagACTTTTTTCTCACCAACCAACACTGTCACTCCCTTTCATAtcattttgaatgaaatttttatccatgggatcccccaatttttttaaaaattgtagcATATATTCACCCAAACAAACATTTATCTCACAACTTTCATTTCTATAATACCTCAATTCAATTATATCTCAAATTCACTCAAATCAAACACATCCTTGATGtgcatgaaaaattgaaaaggtAGCTCCCTTAATCGAAAAGTATGGGAGAAGTGAGAGTTGAGGTGAGACGATGGAAGCATAGTGGGAATGAAAAAGTGGGGTG includes these proteins:
- the LOC100816347 gene encoding homeobox protein knotted-1-like LET12 isoform X2, with protein sequence MAFHDHLPHEITFQPFTEEQQLGQSRDMQRLLPLSGGAPTWLNNSTAATLRQQNFLHLQPESAATTQQNDDVRGGGGSGMDRNRTESNSEPDDLAEYKADILGHPLYDQLLSAHVSCLRIATPVDQLPRIDAQLQQSQRVVDKYSGIGNGNGVVDDKELDQFMTHYVILLCAFKEQLQQHVRVHAMEAVMACWELEQSLQSLTGVSPGEGTGATMSDDEEDQAESNANLFEGSMDGADSLSFGPLVPTETERSLMERVRQELKHELKQGYKDKIVDIREEILRKRRAGKLPGDTTSLLKAWWQSHSKWPYPTEEDKARLVQETGLQLKQINNWFINQRKRNWHTNPSSSSGSKSKRKSGAGETSNQSFM
- the LOC100816347 gene encoding homeobox protein knotted-1-like 2 isoform X1; this encodes MAFHDHLPHEITFQPFTEEQQLGQSRDMQRLLPLSGGAPTWLNNSTAATLRQQNFLHLQPESAATTQQNDDVRGGGGSGMDRNRTESNSEPDDLAEYKADILGHPLYDQLLSAHVSCLRIATPVDQLPRIDAQLQQSQRVVDKYSGIGNGNGVVDDKELDQFMTHYVILLCAFKEQLQQHVRVHAMEAVMACWELEQSLQSLTGVSPGEGTGATMSDDEEDQAESNANLFEGSMDGADSLSFGPLVPTETERSLMERVRQELKHELKQGYKDKIVDIREEILRKRRAGKLPGDTTSLLKAWWQSHSKWPYPTEEDKARLVQETGLQLKQINNWFINQRKRNWHTNPSSSSGSKSKRKSSGAGETSNQSFM